From Chloroflexota bacterium:
GACTTTCCTGGCACAGAACTCCATCTCACTGGCGGTAGCGTTCTCGGAAACATCGTGACGAACTTCGTTTTCTTCCTTGCTATTGCAGGTGTCATCATGATGCTCTATAAGTTCGTTCCCACAACCAAGGTGAAGTGGCGTTACGTCTTACTGCCAAGTGTGGTAACCGCAGCAATACTCGTGATTGTTAATGCTCTACTGGGTTGGTATATCCGCCATCTGGGCTACTACAACTTGGTTTATGGCTCACTGGCCAGTGTAATAGTCTTGCTGGTGTGGACCTACGTTTGTGCTAATATCCTGATCGGCGGAGCGGCGATGTCAGCAGCTATGGCTGACCTTGAGCGACGGGCCAATAGCCCCGATACTACAACAGACGGCAAAGACCTGAATACTCGGAGTCAACAGCCTGCCCCCTAGCTAGTGCTTTCTTGCGGAAATCAGTGAAATGAGATTCTTCGTTACCCCTTCCCTTTCACTTCGTGAAGGATCAGGGCTTCGGCTCAGAATGACGGGCCTATTTTGTCACCCTGATCCGCCCGCCTGAGGCGGGAGAAGGGTCTCTGAGTCACTGATGTAACGCGAATTACTGCAACTGAGCACTAGGGTATTCCCTCCCGCCGGATGCTGTAGAGAAATGGGCGCGCATCACCCCAGTAGTGTTATCCCGGTGGCCCTTGCCAGCATCAGGGGTATTCTTCAATGATGATCTCGTAGGGGCAGCGTATAGCGTTCATGGGACAGACTATTTCGCATTCCGTGCAGTATCCGCATTCCGTTGTCTCCACGACCACGATACTGTTGCCAGCAAGCAGGAGCGCACCACAGCGACACACCTCTACGCACAAGCCACACAGGTTGCAAAGCTCCTGGTTCACCACAGGCATTTCAAGCATTACTACCCCCTATAATGCCATGAATATTAGCACATTCAGGGTTGGACCAATGTGACTTTCGTCTCTTTCCTGCTTTATCCCTCGCCAACACCGCTCATCTCCTTCAGGGCTTCTTTGTTGAGAATGGCAATGCGGTGTCTCTCCATCCTTATTGCCCCCTCTTCCTCCAGAGCCTTAAGCGATCGGCCCACTACTTCACGTGCTGTCCCCACCATAGCCGCCATATCCTGCTGGGTCAGCCTGGGCCTCGGGCTCCTTTCCTCTCCTTCCCCTTTACGGTCGGTGGCATACTCCAGGAGGAGTTTGGCTACTCTGCTTGTAACGTGTCTAAAGGATAGGTCTTCCACCAGGGAGATAAAGTGTCGCACCTTCGCGGTTAATACCTTTATAACATTAGGGGCTACCCGAGAGTGCTCACGCATTATGGTTTCCATGTTGGTTTTGCTTATTCCATACAGCTTAACCGAGCTCATGGCTGTGGCGCTCACGGGGTTCGGCCCACCGTCAAACACGGAAACGTCGTTGAAGGAATCCCCCGGTCGCAGGATGCAAAGAATCTGTTCCTTGCCTGCGGCTGAGGTCTTGAAAGCTTTGACCGCTCCGGTAACTACAAAATAAACCGTCTGAGTGGGTTCACCCTCCAGCAGGATCAGTTCGCCCCTGTTAACCGACCTCTCGAAGACAAGCTGCCTGATTGCCTCGAGTTCGCGGGGACCCAGGCCAGCGAAATAGGGAATGGATTTCAGGTGCTCTACTTCAACTGCCATTGCCTGCCGTTTCGTCTGCCGAAAGCTTGACGCCTGAGACCATTAGGTATACCCGCCCTTCGGACACATCCGGCCGTATTCTGGTTAATGTCCCGCCACCCCACTTATGCGCCATCCAGACCCCAGTGCTCGGACTTAGTAAACCAGCCCTGCGGGTCAGACAGATATTCGTGGGAGTCCAGCAGGGTGAGATAGTGGATTCTTTCCTCGGCAGTTAGCGCCTGGTAAAAGGCTTTCTCCGCAGGAGAGGTCGCTTCCTTGCCTCGACTCCAGTAGAAGCTATAACTCTTGTCTTCCATCTTCATAGCTGTCTCGATCGCTTCAAGCTCTCCTGAGGCGGCTTTGGCGTTTTGGCCCAGGCCCTCTAGGGCCTCCCTGAAGACGTTTCTCAGGCTCTTCTCCTGCTTAAGGACAGTCTCTCCTTCCGGCCACCCCTGTTTTTTGGTAACAGCTTCGTAGATTTCCTTAATTTTTCTATAGTGGACGTCCTCTTGCTCGGCTA
This genomic window contains:
- a CDS encoding Crp/Fnr family transcriptional regulator, with protein sequence MAVEVEHLKSIPYFAGLGPRELEAIRQLVFERSVNRGELILLEGEPTQTVYFVVTGAVKAFKTSAAGKEQILCILRPGDSFNDVSVFDGGPNPVSATAMSSVKLYGISKTNMETIMREHSRVAPNVIKVLTAKVRHFISLVEDLSFRHVTSRVAKLLLEYATDRKGEGEERSPRPRLTQQDMAAMVGTAREVVGRSLKALEEEGAIRMERHRIAILNKEALKEMSGVGEG
- a CDS encoding 4Fe-4S ferredoxin codes for the protein MLEMPVVNQELCNLCGLCVEVCRCGALLLAGNSIVVVETTECGYCTECEIVCPMNAIRCPYEIIIEEYP